The Saccharomonospora cyanea NA-134 genome includes a region encoding these proteins:
- a CDS encoding type II secretion system F family protein, producing MADSATDSALALDLLGACLSAGIPVPTAAEAVAGVAVGSVGGVLRDAAHALALGASPESAWQRAREHPDTADLARAACRTASSGSALATQASALAERIRRAEADRIEARAQQTSVLVAGPLGLCFLPAFLCLGVIPVVLGLASRLNVLP from the coding sequence GTGGCGGATTCCGCGACCGATTCGGCACTGGCGCTCGATCTGCTGGGCGCGTGCCTGTCGGCCGGTATCCCGGTGCCGACAGCAGCGGAGGCGGTCGCGGGTGTGGCTGTCGGTTCCGTCGGCGGCGTGTTGCGGGACGCCGCTCATGCTCTGGCACTCGGCGCGAGCCCGGAGTCGGCGTGGCAGCGAGCTCGGGAACATCCGGACACCGCAGACCTGGCTCGTGCGGCGTGCCGCACTGCCTCGTCCGGCAGCGCGCTTGCCACCCAGGCCTCCGCGCTCGCCGAGCGAATCAGGCGTGCCGAGGCAGACCGGATCGAAGCCCGAGCGCAGCAGACGAGCGTCCTGGTCGCCGGACCGCTCGGACTGTGCTTCCTACCGGCGTTTCTCTGTCTGGGGGTGATCCCGGTCGTTCTCGGCCTCGCCAGCCGCCTGAACGTTCTGCCGTGA
- a CDS encoding TadE family type IV pilus minor pilin, with product MRNGPMSDDRGAVTVEAAIAVCALVAVFGLVLAGVAAVVDQMRCTDAATQAARMLARGTPASAAERLVDATAPEGATMTVDRVGGAVVVRVSVRPAGGLLPGVVARAEARAELEPGVVGEVGDAPP from the coding sequence ATGCGCAACGGGCCAATGAGCGACGACCGCGGTGCCGTGACCGTGGAGGCAGCGATCGCGGTCTGTGCCCTCGTCGCCGTGTTCGGCCTCGTCCTTGCCGGGGTGGCGGCGGTCGTCGACCAGATGCGCTGCACGGACGCCGCCACCCAGGCCGCTCGGATGCTTGCTCGGGGCACACCGGCCTCGGCGGCAGAACGACTGGTCGACGCGACGGCGCCGGAGGGAGCGACGATGACCGTCGACCGAGTTGGGGGAGCCGTGGTGGTGCGGGTGAGTGTCCGCCCGGCCGGTGGCCTGTTGCCGGGAGTCGTGGCGCGGGCCGAAGCGCGTGCCGAACTGGAACCCGGTGTGGTGGGGGAGGTCGGCGATGCTCCGCCGTGA
- a CDS encoding Rv3654c family TadE-like protein, producing the protein MLRRDDHAVRCGGQATCRESDTGVAAVWAACVVAALLALAGLLWTLGGVLVVRQRVAGAADLAALAAAGHAVMGEERACAHAEEVAHAMAAWVSGCRLRGWDALVVVHSEMRGPIGLGGTVTARARAGPVGETWEFQEPSGGR; encoded by the coding sequence ATGCTCCGCCGTGACGACCACGCCGTTCGCTGTGGTGGCCAGGCCACCTGCCGTGAAAGTGACACGGGGGTGGCCGCCGTGTGGGCCGCGTGCGTGGTCGCGGCGCTGCTTGCTCTTGCCGGCCTGCTGTGGACTTTGGGGGGTGTACTGGTTGTCAGACAGCGGGTGGCGGGCGCCGCCGACCTGGCGGCTCTCGCGGCGGCCGGTCACGCCGTCATGGGGGAGGAGCGGGCCTGCGCGCACGCCGAGGAGGTCGCACACGCGATGGCAGCGTGGGTGTCCGGGTGCCGGCTGCGGGGCTGGGATGCGCTGGTGGTCGTTCACTCCGAGATGCGCGGGCCGATCGGTTTGGGCGGCACGGTGACGGCCCGCGCCCGTGCCGGCCCGGTCGGTGAGACGTGGGAGTTCCAGGAGCCGAGCGGCGGCCGGTGA
- a CDS encoding type II secretion system F family protein, giving the protein MLIPALTVVVVGLLLWPSRAVGQRLATLAPSQPGGRVGVRWRDRRAVVALTVLSGAGSALTAGVLVTVACGLLVAAFLLHRRTRVRAQATVDDLDHLTSALHGMVVELRAGSHPVSAVDTVAREAPPGLAGRLRALAASVRLHGSPDTAANASSSGREPAHLERVVAQVSAAWSLAARHGVPLADILGAVHRDVESTARAARQLDARLAGARAGSAVLALLPLAGLVLGEVMGTAPVGVLTGTPGGATVFAVGAGLLLAGVAWTSRLTGRVLP; this is encoded by the coding sequence GTGTTGATTCCGGCGTTGACGGTCGTGGTCGTCGGCCTGCTGCTGTGGCCGTCGAGGGCCGTGGGGCAGCGGCTCGCCACCCTGGCGCCCAGTCAGCCCGGAGGCCGCGTGGGCGTGCGCTGGCGCGATCGCCGCGCCGTCGTGGCCCTGACGGTGTTGTCGGGCGCCGGTTCCGCCCTCACCGCAGGGGTGCTCGTCACGGTGGCGTGCGGTCTGCTCGTGGCCGCGTTCCTGCTGCATCGGCGTACTCGGGTGCGCGCACAAGCCACTGTCGACGACCTGGACCACCTGACATCGGCTCTCCACGGCATGGTGGTGGAGCTGCGGGCGGGTTCCCACCCCGTGTCGGCCGTGGACACGGTGGCGAGGGAGGCACCGCCCGGCCTCGCGGGACGCCTTCGTGCTCTCGCCGCGTCCGTAAGGCTGCACGGAAGCCCGGACACCGCTGCGAACGCGAGCAGTTCGGGGCGAGAGCCCGCACACCTCGAACGCGTGGTGGCCCAGGTCAGCGCGGCGTGGTCGTTGGCGGCTCGGCACGGCGTGCCGCTGGCCGACATTCTCGGTGCGGTACATCGAGACGTGGAGTCCACCGCCCGAGCGGCACGGCAGCTCGATGCGAGGCTGGCCGGCGCGAGAGCCGGATCGGCCGTGCTGGCGTTGCTTCCCCTGGCCGGTCTCGTCCTCGGTGAGGTCATGGGAACCGCACCCGTGGGAGTGCTGACCGGCACACCGGGCGGTGCGACGGTGTTCGCCGTGGGCGCCGGTCTGCTCCTTGCCGGTGTCGCTTGGACGTCGCGGCTGACGGGACGGGTGCTTCCGTGA
- a CDS encoding DUF4244 domain-containing protein: MLKRLLASNSADDGMTTAEYAVGTIAAAALAAVLYVVLTGDSVEDHLTSLVEQAISVDL, encoded by the coding sequence ATGTTGAAACGGCTTCTCGCGTCCAACTCGGCCGACGACGGCATGACCACGGCCGAGTACGCGGTCGGGACGATCGCCGCGGCGGCGCTTGCTGCGGTGCTGTACGTGGTGCTCACAGGCGATTCGGTCGAGGACCACCTGACCTCGCTCGTGGAGCAGGCGATCTCCGTGGACCTCTAG